The bacterium genome contains the following window.
GTCGCCGAACAACACGATCTCGATCTGGTTACCGTCCAGGGTGATATGGCGGACCTGTCGGCCTTTGCCGACGAGAGCTTCGACCTCGTATTCCACCCGGTTTCGAATGTTTTTGCCTCCGATGTCCGGCCAGTCTGGCGCGAGGCGCATCGGGTCTTGCGTGGGGGCGGCCGGTTGCTCGCGGCGGACGGCCGTTTCGGCTTTGCAGACGGACGGGCACGCTTCGCCGCCGTGGAACTGCCGCCGGCCGTCGCGGCGGACGGTAAGTTCCGGCTCAACACCCGACGCGGCAGACAGTTCAACAGCATGGTCTTCTCGGATCGGGACATGTTGGTGGGGGCCAGGCGCGATGCGGTGCTGCTGGCTCGTGAAGACTGCGAGCGTCTCCGGCTTGGGCAGGGCGAAGCCGTGGTCGTCCGCTCCGCCGTGGGCGAGATGACCGCCCGGGTGGAAGTCGGCGAGATCCGTGCCGGGACTGCCATGATGTATTGGCCCGAGGCCAACGTGCTCATTGCGCGCGGCGTGTCCGACCCGGAGTGCGGTATTCCGGCGTATCGCGGCGCCCTGGTCGAGATCGTCCCGGCGGCCCGCTGAGAGACCGATGGGGGAGGACTCGGATCGATCGCCGCTCGGCGCCAGCATCCGTTGCGAGATCACGGCCCTTACGCAGGGCGCGACCTCGAAACGGGAGGACGTGGTCGCCGTCGAGGAGCCGCTCGAGATTCGGATCGTTGCCGAGTTCGAAGGGGCCCGCCGGAGTCAGAGCCTCTCGATTACCATGCGCTCGCCCGGCCACGACTTCGAGCTGGCTGCGGGATTTCTTCTGGCCGAGGGCATTGTCGGGGGCAGCAGTGACATTTGGCGAATTGCCCACTGCGAAGACTCGCCGGAGGCGGGCGAGCAGAATATCGTCGAGGTTCATTTGAAGCCCGGTGTCGTCGTCGACCCGGAGCGATTCAAGCGCTACGTCTACACCAACTCGAGTTGTGGCGTCTGCGGCAAGGAGTCGATCGAAGCGTTGCGTAGGTTGGGAGGCAAACCCCCGGCTGGAGACCTCCTGGTCGAGCGTCGAACGATCGAGAGTCTGCCGGAGACGCTTCGTTCGGCGCAGGACGTTTTTTCGCGCACCGGCGGTATGCACGCCTGCGGAGTGTTCTCGGCGCGCGGCGAGCTCGAGTTCCTGCGCGAAGACGTCGGCCGGCACAACGCGGTGGACAAAGCGGTGGGTCGATTGCTTCTGGCCGACGCCCTGCCGGCGTCTTCGTCGGTCTTCCTGGTCAGCGGGCGCGCCAGTTTCGAGCTTGTTCA
Protein-coding sequences here:
- a CDS encoding methyltransferase domain-containing protein, whose amino-acid sequence is VAEQHDLDLVTVQGDMADLSAFADESFDLVFHPVSNVFASDVRPVWREAHRVLRGGGRLLAADGRFGFADGRARFAAVELPPAVAADGKFRLNTRRGRQFNSMVFSDRDMLVGARRDAVLLAREDCERLRLGQGEAVVVRSAVGEMTARVEVGEIRAGTAMMYWPEANVLIARGVSDPECGIPAYRGALVEIVPAAR
- the fdhD gene encoding formate dehydrogenase accessory sulfurtransferase FdhD — its product is MGEDSDRSPLGASIRCEITALTQGATSKREDVVAVEEPLEIRIVAEFEGARRSQSLSITMRSPGHDFELAAGFLLAEGIVGGSSDIWRIAHCEDSPEAGEQNIVEVHLKPGVVVDPERFKRYVYTNSSCGVCGKESIEALRRLGGKPPAGDLLVERRTIESLPETLRSAQDVFSRTGGMHACGVFSARGELEFLREDVGRHNAVDKAVGRLLLADALPASSSVFLVSGRASFELVHKAMAAGAPVLLAIGAPSSLAVETARAFQMTLAGFVQRDRFNVYCGRQRIVGL